The Oncorhynchus keta strain PuntledgeMale-10-30-2019 unplaced genomic scaffold, Oket_V2 Un_scaffold_5444_pilon_pilon, whole genome shotgun sequence genome contains a region encoding:
- the LOC118360885 gene encoding WD repeat-containing protein 76-like isoform X4 — MMVSEEPNLPNTFVKLYCMLQEMKPANTESGVPVLHSAKEVCKLKKFTPDEVLVPNPSFKENQGMKRKIQPGSLSIYELERLENIRQNQVFLSSIKLLEAKQDLKPEKTQRGLKRQNNKVAWTEVLPPRTKSLRIQKKVAERLPLPPEPHRIYYEVERIERARKPEGPISMEPINMVEDSSLPPELLKLWTEDLIKEEKEELGLGEYRSTLKSMELSEIGGVAKVVKSRIFSVAFHPCSSRLLMAAGDKLGGVGLWNLDSDMGDEGVLLFEPHVQPVACMAFSRSHPTDLLTLSYDGTLRSTDVEKAVFDEVYRIKDGLRTFDFLSHDCSTLVTGDWYGDVAIVDRRTPGTSHESLHSLDTKTVRCVHVHPVQKQYIMVAENSIVSIYDARCLKASSREPVSQLYGHSKSISSAYFSPGTGNRVVTTCLDNNIRIYDTSELTSRAPLLTSIQQNLYTGRWLSKLQAMWDPKRDDCFVVGSMQRPRRVQVFHESGQLQHSFQDPEMTTVLSVTAFHPTRNALLGGNSSGQLYVFTD, encoded by the exons ATGATGGTTTCGGAAGAACCAAATCTTCCGAACACGTTTGTGAAATTGTACTGCATGTTGCAG GAAATGAAGCCAGCGAACACCGAGAGTGGTGTCCCTGTACTTCATTCAGCAAAAGAGGTGTGCAAACTCAAGAAATTCACCCCAGATGAGGTACTGGTACCAAATCCCAGCTTCAAAGAAAATCAAGGAATGAAAAGAAAG ATACAACCTGGAAGTCTATCGATATATGAATTGGAACGGTTGGAAAAtatcagacaaaaccaagtgtTCCTGTCCTCCATAAAACTGCTTGAG GCCAAGCAGGATCTGAAACCAGAAAAAACACAGCGAGGTCTCAAGAGACAGAACAA TAAGGTAGCCTGGACAGAGGTACTGCCTCCTCGCACCAAGTCCTTGAGAATCCAGAAGAAGGTAGCAGAGCGACTCCCCCTGCCCCCGGAACCACACAGGATTTATTATGAAGTCGAACGA ATTGAACGTGCCAGGAAGCCAGAGGGTCCCATTAGTATGGAGCCAATCAACATGGTGGAGGATAGTTCACTGCCACCTGAACTTCTCAAGCTGTGGACAGAG GATTTAATaaaagaagagaaggaggagttgGGTCTGGGAGA GTACCGTAGTACTCTGAAGAGCATGGAGCTGAGTGAGATTGGAGGAGTAGCTAAGGTGGTGAAGAGTCGTATCTTCTCTGTTGCCTTCCACCCGTGTAGCAGTCGTCTGCTCATGGCTGCTGGGGACAAGTTGGGTGGAGTGGGGCTGTGGAACCTC GACTCTGATATGGGGGATGAGGGCGTGCTGCTATTTGAGCCACACGTCCAGCCGGTGGCCTGCATGGCCTTCTCCAGGTCACATCCTACAGACCTGTTGACCCTCAGCTACGACGGGACGCTACGGAGCACAGATGTGGAGAAAGCCGTTTTTGATGAG GTGTATCGGATCAAGGATGGCTTGAGAACCTTTGACTTCCTGTCACATGACTGTTCGACGCTGGTCACCGGGGACTGGTACGGAGACGTTGCCATCGTTGACAGGCGGACTCCAGG AACCTCTCATGAGTCCCTCCATAGCCTGGATACCAAGACGGTTCGCTGTGTTCACGTCCACCCTGTTCAGAAGCAGTACATCATGGTGGCTGAGAACAG TATTGTGAGCATTTACGATGCTCGATGTTTGAAGGCGTCGTCGAGAGAGCCAGTCTCCCAGCTCTATGGTCACTCAAAGAGCATCTCAAGTGCCTACTTCTCTCCTGGCACTGGCAACAGAGTAGTGACCACCTGCCTAGACAACAACATCAG GATTTACGACACCTCAGAACTAACCTCCAGAGCTCCGCTACTGACCTCCATCCA ACAGAACTTGTACACAGGGCGCTGGCTGTCCAAGCTGCAGGCGATGTGGGACCCCAAGAGGGACGACTGCTTCGTTGTGGGCAGCATGCAGCGGCCTCGCAGAGTCCAG GTGTTCCATGAGAGTGGGCAGCTCCAGCACTCCTTCCAGGACCCAGAGATGACCACCGTGCTCTCAGTCACAGCCTTCCACCCCACCAGGAACGCTCTACTGGGGGGCAACTCCTCCGGGCAGCTGTATGTCTTCACCGACTGA
- the LOC118360885 gene encoding WD repeat-containing protein 76-like isoform X1 — protein sequence MMVSEEPNLPNTFVKLYCMLQEMKPANTESGVPVLHSAKEVCKLKKFTPDEVLVPNPSFKENQGMKRKRKALPLKVEGRIEKVKEEKDDKDIQPGSLSIYELERLENIRQNQVFLSSIKLLEAKQDLKPEKTQRGLKRQNNKVAWTEVLPPRTKSLRIQKKVAERLPLPPEPHRIYYEVERIERARKPEGPISMEPINMVEDSSLPPELLKLWTEDLIKEEKEELGLGEYRSTLKSMELSEIGGVAKVVKSRIFSVAFHPCSSRLLMAAGDKLGGVGLWNLDSDMGDEGVLLFEPHVQPVACMAFSRSHPTDLLTLSYDGTLRSTDVEKAVFDEVYRIKDGLRTFDFLSHDCSTLVTGDWYGDVAIVDRRTPGTSHESLHSLDTKTVRCVHVHPVQKQYIMVAENSIVSIYDARCLKASSREPVSQLYGHSKSISSAYFSPGTGNRVVTTCLDNNIRIYDTSELTSRAPLLTSIQQNLYTGRWLSKLQAMWDPKRDDCFVVGSMQRPRRVQVFHESGQLQHSFQDPEMTTVLSVTAFHPTRNALLGGNSSGQLYVFTD from the exons ATGATGGTTTCGGAAGAACCAAATCTTCCGAACACGTTTGTGAAATTGTACTGCATGTTGCAG GAAATGAAGCCAGCGAACACCGAGAGTGGTGTCCCTGTACTTCATTCAGCAAAAGAGGTGTGCAAACTCAAGAAATTCACCCCAGATGAGGTACTGGTACCAAATCCCAGCTTCAAAGAAAATCAAGGAATGAAAAGAAAG AGAAAAGCACTTCCTTTGAAAGTGGAAGGAAGAATTGAAAAAGTCAAAGAGGAGAAGGATGACAAGGAT ATACAACCTGGAAGTCTATCGATATATGAATTGGAACGGTTGGAAAAtatcagacaaaaccaagtgtTCCTGTCCTCCATAAAACTGCTTGAG GCCAAGCAGGATCTGAAACCAGAAAAAACACAGCGAGGTCTCAAGAGACAGAACAA TAAGGTAGCCTGGACAGAGGTACTGCCTCCTCGCACCAAGTCCTTGAGAATCCAGAAGAAGGTAGCAGAGCGACTCCCCCTGCCCCCGGAACCACACAGGATTTATTATGAAGTCGAACGA ATTGAACGTGCCAGGAAGCCAGAGGGTCCCATTAGTATGGAGCCAATCAACATGGTGGAGGATAGTTCACTGCCACCTGAACTTCTCAAGCTGTGGACAGAG GATTTAATaaaagaagagaaggaggagttgGGTCTGGGAGA GTACCGTAGTACTCTGAAGAGCATGGAGCTGAGTGAGATTGGAGGAGTAGCTAAGGTGGTGAAGAGTCGTATCTTCTCTGTTGCCTTCCACCCGTGTAGCAGTCGTCTGCTCATGGCTGCTGGGGACAAGTTGGGTGGAGTGGGGCTGTGGAACCTC GACTCTGATATGGGGGATGAGGGCGTGCTGCTATTTGAGCCACACGTCCAGCCGGTGGCCTGCATGGCCTTCTCCAGGTCACATCCTACAGACCTGTTGACCCTCAGCTACGACGGGACGCTACGGAGCACAGATGTGGAGAAAGCCGTTTTTGATGAG GTGTATCGGATCAAGGATGGCTTGAGAACCTTTGACTTCCTGTCACATGACTGTTCGACGCTGGTCACCGGGGACTGGTACGGAGACGTTGCCATCGTTGACAGGCGGACTCCAGG AACCTCTCATGAGTCCCTCCATAGCCTGGATACCAAGACGGTTCGCTGTGTTCACGTCCACCCTGTTCAGAAGCAGTACATCATGGTGGCTGAGAACAG TATTGTGAGCATTTACGATGCTCGATGTTTGAAGGCGTCGTCGAGAGAGCCAGTCTCCCAGCTCTATGGTCACTCAAAGAGCATCTCAAGTGCCTACTTCTCTCCTGGCACTGGCAACAGAGTAGTGACCACCTGCCTAGACAACAACATCAG GATTTACGACACCTCAGAACTAACCTCCAGAGCTCCGCTACTGACCTCCATCCA ACAGAACTTGTACACAGGGCGCTGGCTGTCCAAGCTGCAGGCGATGTGGGACCCCAAGAGGGACGACTGCTTCGTTGTGGGCAGCATGCAGCGGCCTCGCAGAGTCCAG GTGTTCCATGAGAGTGGGCAGCTCCAGCACTCCTTCCAGGACCCAGAGATGACCACCGTGCTCTCAGTCACAGCCTTCCACCCCACCAGGAACGCTCTACTGGGGGGCAACTCCTCCGGGCAGCTGTATGTCTTCACCGACTGA
- the LOC118360885 gene encoding WD repeat-containing protein 76-like isoform X2, which yields MDWCPGCVENNEMEMKPANTESGVPVLHSAKEVCKLKKFTPDEVLVPNPSFKENQGMKRKRKALPLKVEGRIEKVKEEKDDKDIQPGSLSIYELERLENIRQNQVFLSSIKLLEAKQDLKPEKTQRGLKRQNNKVAWTEVLPPRTKSLRIQKKVAERLPLPPEPHRIYYEVERIERARKPEGPISMEPINMVEDSSLPPELLKLWTEDLIKEEKEELGLGEYRSTLKSMELSEIGGVAKVVKSRIFSVAFHPCSSRLLMAAGDKLGGVGLWNLDSDMGDEGVLLFEPHVQPVACMAFSRSHPTDLLTLSYDGTLRSTDVEKAVFDEVYRIKDGLRTFDFLSHDCSTLVTGDWYGDVAIVDRRTPGTSHESLHSLDTKTVRCVHVHPVQKQYIMVAENSIVSIYDARCLKASSREPVSQLYGHSKSISSAYFSPGTGNRVVTTCLDNNIRIYDTSELTSRAPLLTSIQQNLYTGRWLSKLQAMWDPKRDDCFVVGSMQRPRRVQVFHESGQLQHSFQDPEMTTVLSVTAFHPTRNALLGGNSSGQLYVFTD from the exons ATGGACTGGTGCCCTGGGTGTGTGGAGAACAATGAAATG GAAATGAAGCCAGCGAACACCGAGAGTGGTGTCCCTGTACTTCATTCAGCAAAAGAGGTGTGCAAACTCAAGAAATTCACCCCAGATGAGGTACTGGTACCAAATCCCAGCTTCAAAGAAAATCAAGGAATGAAAAGAAAG AGAAAAGCACTTCCTTTGAAAGTGGAAGGAAGAATTGAAAAAGTCAAAGAGGAGAAGGATGACAAGGAT ATACAACCTGGAAGTCTATCGATATATGAATTGGAACGGTTGGAAAAtatcagacaaaaccaagtgtTCCTGTCCTCCATAAAACTGCTTGAG GCCAAGCAGGATCTGAAACCAGAAAAAACACAGCGAGGTCTCAAGAGACAGAACAA TAAGGTAGCCTGGACAGAGGTACTGCCTCCTCGCACCAAGTCCTTGAGAATCCAGAAGAAGGTAGCAGAGCGACTCCCCCTGCCCCCGGAACCACACAGGATTTATTATGAAGTCGAACGA ATTGAACGTGCCAGGAAGCCAGAGGGTCCCATTAGTATGGAGCCAATCAACATGGTGGAGGATAGTTCACTGCCACCTGAACTTCTCAAGCTGTGGACAGAG GATTTAATaaaagaagagaaggaggagttgGGTCTGGGAGA GTACCGTAGTACTCTGAAGAGCATGGAGCTGAGTGAGATTGGAGGAGTAGCTAAGGTGGTGAAGAGTCGTATCTTCTCTGTTGCCTTCCACCCGTGTAGCAGTCGTCTGCTCATGGCTGCTGGGGACAAGTTGGGTGGAGTGGGGCTGTGGAACCTC GACTCTGATATGGGGGATGAGGGCGTGCTGCTATTTGAGCCACACGTCCAGCCGGTGGCCTGCATGGCCTTCTCCAGGTCACATCCTACAGACCTGTTGACCCTCAGCTACGACGGGACGCTACGGAGCACAGATGTGGAGAAAGCCGTTTTTGATGAG GTGTATCGGATCAAGGATGGCTTGAGAACCTTTGACTTCCTGTCACATGACTGTTCGACGCTGGTCACCGGGGACTGGTACGGAGACGTTGCCATCGTTGACAGGCGGACTCCAGG AACCTCTCATGAGTCCCTCCATAGCCTGGATACCAAGACGGTTCGCTGTGTTCACGTCCACCCTGTTCAGAAGCAGTACATCATGGTGGCTGAGAACAG TATTGTGAGCATTTACGATGCTCGATGTTTGAAGGCGTCGTCGAGAGAGCCAGTCTCCCAGCTCTATGGTCACTCAAAGAGCATCTCAAGTGCCTACTTCTCTCCTGGCACTGGCAACAGAGTAGTGACCACCTGCCTAGACAACAACATCAG GATTTACGACACCTCAGAACTAACCTCCAGAGCTCCGCTACTGACCTCCATCCA ACAGAACTTGTACACAGGGCGCTGGCTGTCCAAGCTGCAGGCGATGTGGGACCCCAAGAGGGACGACTGCTTCGTTGTGGGCAGCATGCAGCGGCCTCGCAGAGTCCAG GTGTTCCATGAGAGTGGGCAGCTCCAGCACTCCTTCCAGGACCCAGAGATGACCACCGTGCTCTCAGTCACAGCCTTCCACCCCACCAGGAACGCTCTACTGGGGGGCAACTCCTCCGGGCAGCTGTATGTCTTCACCGACTGA
- the LOC118360885 gene encoding WD repeat-containing protein 76-like isoform X3 yields MKPANTESGVPVLHSAKEVCKLKKFTPDEVLVPNPSFKENQGMKRKRKALPLKVEGRIEKVKEEKDDKDIQPGSLSIYELERLENIRQNQVFLSSIKLLEAKQDLKPEKTQRGLKRQNNKVAWTEVLPPRTKSLRIQKKVAERLPLPPEPHRIYYEVERIERARKPEGPISMEPINMVEDSSLPPELLKLWTEDLIKEEKEELGLGEYRSTLKSMELSEIGGVAKVVKSRIFSVAFHPCSSRLLMAAGDKLGGVGLWNLDSDMGDEGVLLFEPHVQPVACMAFSRSHPTDLLTLSYDGTLRSTDVEKAVFDEVYRIKDGLRTFDFLSHDCSTLVTGDWYGDVAIVDRRTPGTSHESLHSLDTKTVRCVHVHPVQKQYIMVAENSIVSIYDARCLKASSREPVSQLYGHSKSISSAYFSPGTGNRVVTTCLDNNIRIYDTSELTSRAPLLTSIQQNLYTGRWLSKLQAMWDPKRDDCFVVGSMQRPRRVQVFHESGQLQHSFQDPEMTTVLSVTAFHPTRNALLGGNSSGQLYVFTD; encoded by the exons ATGAAGCCAGCGAACACCGAGAGTGGTGTCCCTGTACTTCATTCAGCAAAAGAGGTGTGCAAACTCAAGAAATTCACCCCAGATGAGGTACTGGTACCAAATCCCAGCTTCAAAGAAAATCAAGGAATGAAAAGAAAG AGAAAAGCACTTCCTTTGAAAGTGGAAGGAAGAATTGAAAAAGTCAAAGAGGAGAAGGATGACAAGGAT ATACAACCTGGAAGTCTATCGATATATGAATTGGAACGGTTGGAAAAtatcagacaaaaccaagtgtTCCTGTCCTCCATAAAACTGCTTGAG GCCAAGCAGGATCTGAAACCAGAAAAAACACAGCGAGGTCTCAAGAGACAGAACAA TAAGGTAGCCTGGACAGAGGTACTGCCTCCTCGCACCAAGTCCTTGAGAATCCAGAAGAAGGTAGCAGAGCGACTCCCCCTGCCCCCGGAACCACACAGGATTTATTATGAAGTCGAACGA ATTGAACGTGCCAGGAAGCCAGAGGGTCCCATTAGTATGGAGCCAATCAACATGGTGGAGGATAGTTCACTGCCACCTGAACTTCTCAAGCTGTGGACAGAG GATTTAATaaaagaagagaaggaggagttgGGTCTGGGAGA GTACCGTAGTACTCTGAAGAGCATGGAGCTGAGTGAGATTGGAGGAGTAGCTAAGGTGGTGAAGAGTCGTATCTTCTCTGTTGCCTTCCACCCGTGTAGCAGTCGTCTGCTCATGGCTGCTGGGGACAAGTTGGGTGGAGTGGGGCTGTGGAACCTC GACTCTGATATGGGGGATGAGGGCGTGCTGCTATTTGAGCCACACGTCCAGCCGGTGGCCTGCATGGCCTTCTCCAGGTCACATCCTACAGACCTGTTGACCCTCAGCTACGACGGGACGCTACGGAGCACAGATGTGGAGAAAGCCGTTTTTGATGAG GTGTATCGGATCAAGGATGGCTTGAGAACCTTTGACTTCCTGTCACATGACTGTTCGACGCTGGTCACCGGGGACTGGTACGGAGACGTTGCCATCGTTGACAGGCGGACTCCAGG AACCTCTCATGAGTCCCTCCATAGCCTGGATACCAAGACGGTTCGCTGTGTTCACGTCCACCCTGTTCAGAAGCAGTACATCATGGTGGCTGAGAACAG TATTGTGAGCATTTACGATGCTCGATGTTTGAAGGCGTCGTCGAGAGAGCCAGTCTCCCAGCTCTATGGTCACTCAAAGAGCATCTCAAGTGCCTACTTCTCTCCTGGCACTGGCAACAGAGTAGTGACCACCTGCCTAGACAACAACATCAG GATTTACGACACCTCAGAACTAACCTCCAGAGCTCCGCTACTGACCTCCATCCA ACAGAACTTGTACACAGGGCGCTGGCTGTCCAAGCTGCAGGCGATGTGGGACCCCAAGAGGGACGACTGCTTCGTTGTGGGCAGCATGCAGCGGCCTCGCAGAGTCCAG GTGTTCCATGAGAGTGGGCAGCTCCAGCACTCCTTCCAGGACCCAGAGATGACCACCGTGCTCTCAGTCACAGCCTTCCACCCCACCAGGAACGCTCTACTGGGGGGCAACTCCTCCGGGCAGCTGTATGTCTTCACCGACTGA